The window GTCACCCTCCGCACGATGACGAAGAAGACCGTCACCGCGCAGTACCCCGACGTCCAGCCCGATCTCCCGCCGCGCACCCGCGGCGTCATCGGCCTGTTCGAGGAGAACTGCACCGTCTGCATGCTGTGCGCCCGCGAGTGCCCGGACTGGTGCATCTACATCGACTCCCACAAGGAGACGGTCCCCGCGGCGACCCCCGGCGGCCGCGAACGCAGCCGCAACGTCCTCGACCGCTTCGCCATCGACTTCTCCCTGTGCATGTACTGCGGTATCTGCATCGAGGTCTGTCCTTTCGACGCCCTGTTCTGGTCCCCGGAGTTCGAGTACGCCGAGACCGACATCCGCGACCTCACCCACGAGCGCGACAAGCTGCGCGAGTGGATGTGGACCGTGCCCGCGCCACCCGCCCTCGACCCCGGCGCCGAGGAGCCCAAGGAGATCGCCGCCGCCCGCAAGACCGCCGAGAAGCTGGCGGCCGCGCAGGCCGAACCGCGGGAGGGGGACGCGTGAGCCTCGCCGCCGCAAGCCACGGCTTCCTCTCGCCGACCGGCGTCGAGATCGCCTTCCTCCTCGTCGGCCTGGTCACCTTCGGCGCCGCCCTCGTCACCGTCACCACCCGGCAGCTCGTGCACGCCGCCCTGTGGCTGGTGGTCACCCTCGGCGGCCTCGCCGTGGAGTACCTGCTGCTCACCGCCGAGTTCATCGCCTGGGTGCAGGTCCTCATCTACGTGGGTTCCGTCGTCGTCCTCCTCCTGTTCGGCCTGATGCTCACCAAGGCGCCCATCGGCCGCTCCCCGGACGCCGACTCCGGCA of the Streptomyces sp. NBC_01788 genome contains:
- a CDS encoding NuoI/complex I 23 kDa subunit family protein codes for the protein MAPIPGSGLAKGLAVTLRTMTKKTVTAQYPDVQPDLPPRTRGVIGLFEENCTVCMLCARECPDWCIYIDSHKETVPAATPGGRERSRNVLDRFAIDFSLCMYCGICIEVCPFDALFWSPEFEYAETDIRDLTHERDKLREWMWTVPAPPALDPGAEEPKEIAAARKTAEKLAAAQAEPREGDA